The following coding sequences lie in one Salvelinus fontinalis isolate EN_2023a chromosome 21, ASM2944872v1, whole genome shotgun sequence genomic window:
- the LOC129819072 gene encoding TOG array regulator of axonemal microtubules protein 2-like, which yields MAACCRSVTDCSCLAGEWDPVCSDNGITYTSPCLAGCSSFTGYGKNTVYQESYPIPEGHRGFISDARLLQMQRAEREAMEVKQRKISAIHENYVRTALIGVGSTFAHHFVPSIQCIPRPKAPPRPLPRRLEHIALAPLKNVVGVDGAQVRPGSHSLESLQVNKSFSSSSVWPVPVPPTGAPSKRGKKKKGRRGVKALKVQSDQGCADNRPIDLIEEERDIETHLKEEAWKVVHEVKAMGRRSLGSAMSMGEIATSSLGSLSSMNMNTPVELCDYLDVGTPVNLRDSPPRPAPPPTKPRSKLPRPIRFLSLPKAVTGSDKKAASEPKGQMKKSQDQARLQPLSNPEQALTKTFKLLNSASDDWQKKIEGLTSLRVMAQNHMDILMPKLHDICLAIINEVKNLRSAVSCAAMATLGDMYVHLQRAMDSEVEGTARVLLHKASEANTFIRQGANFALSHMVQSCTPTRVMNALLVGGLSHRNAAVRSCTAQHLERLAEVMGMARLLSGKKDLTDRFLIAVSKLAVDPAQEARHHGRNILRNVATNGDFAKMWDKFAPRKERESLREVISKKGKSE from the exons ATGGCAGCCTGTTGTCGGAGTGTAACAGACTGCTCCTGCTTGGCTGGGGAGTGGGACCCTGTGTGTTCAGACAACGGCATCACCTACACCTCCCCCTGCCTCGCAGGCTGCTCCAGCTTTACAGGTTACGGCAAGAACACG GTCTATCAGGAGAGCTACCCAATCCCAGAGGGCCATCGTGGCTTCATCAGTGATGCCAGACTTCTGCAGAtgcagagagctgagagagaggccATGGAAGTAAAGCAAAGAAAGATAAGTGCTATCCATGAGAATTATGTCCGGACTGCTCTCATCGGGGTTGGCAGCACCTTCGCGCACCACTTCGTCCCCTCTATTCAGTGCATTCCGCGGCCGAAAGCTCCACCAAGGCCTTTGCCACGAAGGCTTGAACACATAGCTTTGGCCCCACTTAAGAACGTGGTAGGGGTGGACGGAGCCCAAGTTCGACCCGGATCTCACTCTCTGGAGTCCCTCCAGGTAAATAAGTCATTCAGCAGCAGTAGCGTGTGGCCTGTTCCCGTCCCTCCCACTGGAGCTCCCTCCAAGAGGGGCAAGAAGAAGAAGGGCAGGCGGGGAGTCAAAGCCCTGAAAGTCCAGTCGGACCAGGGCTGTGCTGACAACAGACCCATTGACCTgattgaggaggagagggacatcgAGACTCACCTGAAGGAGGAGGCCTGGAAG GTGGTACATGAGGTGAAGGCCATGGGCAGGAGAAGTTTGGGCTCGGCCATGTCCATGGGGGAAATAGCCACCAGCTCTCTGGGAAGCCTGAGCTCAATGAATATGAACACCCCTGTGGAGCTCTGTGACTACCTGGATGTCGGGACCCCGGTCAACTTGCGTGACAGCCCACCCAGGCCTGCTCCCCCTCCTACCAAGCCCAGGAGCAAACTGCCTCGGCCCATAAGGTTCCTTAGCCTGCCAAAGGCTGTCACCGGCTCAG ACAAGAAGGCAGCCAGTGAGCCAAAGGGCCAAATGAAGAAGAGTCAGGACCAGGCCAGATTGCAGCCCCTGTCCAACCCAGAGCAGGCCCTGACTAAGACCTTCAAGCTGCTCAACTCTGCCTCTGATGACTG GCAGAAGAAGATCGAGGGCTTGACCTCTCTCCGTGTGATGGCTCAGAACCACATGGACATACTGATGCCTAAACTCCATGATATCTGCCTTGCCATTATAAATGAG GTGAAGAACCTACGCTCTGCAGTGTCCTGTGCTGCCATGGCCACACTGGGTGACATGTACGTTCACCTCCAGAGGGCCATGGACAGTGAGGTGGAGGGGACGGCACGCGTGCTGCTGCACAAAGCCAGCGAGGCCAACACCTTCATCCGGCAGGGTGCAAACTTTGCCCTGAGTCACATGGTGCAGAGCTGCACCCCTACCCGTGTCATGAATGCCCTGCTGGTCGGTGGGctgag CCACCGCAACGCTGCGGTGAGGAGCTGCACTGCTCAGCACCTGGAGAGACTGGCTGAGGTCATGGGGATGGCTCGTCTCCTGTCGGGGAAGAAAGACCTTACTGACCGCTTCTTGATTGCCGTCAGTAAACTGGCTGTGGACCCTGCACAGGAAGCCAG GCATCATGGTCGCAATATCTTGAGAAACGTGGCCACCAATGGCGACTTTGCTAAAATGTGGGACAAATTCGCTCCGAGGAAAGAGCGAGAATCCTTGAGGGAGGTCATCTCAAAGAAAG gaaaatctGAATAA